The DNA sequence aaaggattaccacaacggatattccaccaaaaacaagcaaaatacgaaaaaagacaaatttcggaagaggtcgggaactacctaactcggaacggagaaggcttggatctcccaacattttcttcgtgtccaagtgaggtgcccgaccccataaactgctcaccacacccacaaaagcctgctccacctcatctagactctcaaaggtatacttaacagacactacattctcctgccaacaaagaggaaaagaaggctccccactctcatctagaaagaaaggtcggacgtctccagtagcccggaccttgaaataaaagttcttaaaatcgtgaaaggactcatcatacagggtacaaaactttcttccctggttagccctaaaagagacccaggataccttccctccacccgaccccggcttcgtcaacacaaacaaataggaaaaaagggaaatagagggagagacacccataaactgacacaaaagttggaacagctttaaaaatgcccaagaatttggatggagctgcgtaggggcaaggttacaagaccacaacacctcggactccaggtcggtaaaaggaagtcggacactcagcttagagaaaaaacaatcataagcgtaaaagaagagcttctcggaactatctaaaggcgggaagcaaactctctcctcggaatccggggctactaattcataatccctctcagactctctatcttcacatatgctacattgcctacgaaacctagctaaatactcagaatctaccacagaagggacttttagaggaacaggatctacccaaccaagaccactcggaatcttggtcgacatcgcttgaagaacctttcgagacataaaaatcttacctacaaagaaaaatacaaacagcaagcaaaaatcataaaGCAGACGGCGAAAACCCATTcatcaaaacaaaaaacaaagatcttttagaaagaaaatgcaGCAACCCGAAATGAAATaccagagaaaagagccccccccatacAATCAAACAAAGTGATGGCGGcacctcttttcggggcaacccaggcatagagaaaaagaaacaaacagagagccacacaaaagaaaCAGAAGCATATGTGCACAAAAGAGACGGGAACAAACCTGGGAGAAGGAAGCGAGGACGACGAGCTCCAAAAACAAGGAGAACGGaacggcggcgcagaggaaaccccggagaAATGCACGGAAAGGttcggggaagaagaacaaagaaaaagaggaaagcggcgctcgaaaaagagatggcgaaaaacaaagaaaggaacagaataagcgaagaaaaaggaaagggggcgaataaataaagccttcacgaAGGCTGGAACGaaaatcgaggaaaaacggtaaagCGCAATAAATGCAAGAaaacggccattttttgaaaatttgaaaaactactatgcccgagctcgacctcccaaaaaggacgaactcgggcaggggcactgttcataccctgaccgggctcccccaactcggtaaatccatgaaaggtccgacctcgtcctaaggcccacgcctagaggtcggacctcggacagcaaagcaaaggaaggcccatcaaaaggaacgaagcccaaaacctaaaggccgaaagggcctagcaaaggcggttccacaaagatagggataaaactcccgaaagataagataagataagaatatcttatccagggaagatcacagccaactactataaatacactggagcacccaggtatgagacacattccatattctacacatatctgcttggacccatgctaacttaagcatcggagtgtcattgcaggtacaaccacccgccgctcaaacatcaagctcgggtcacggaacccccacctcgggtcttgccagacgaccgagctccacgtttcaggtaaccctcggaacacaatttatcttctgttaaatataacccactcaaccaaaacttgattcgcttgactaaatcaaccactaaactaaaattgctcaatccttcaatccctgtgggatcgacctcactcatgtgagttattattacttgatgcgacccggtacacttgccggtgagttttgtgtcggatcgttttccgcacatcaattGTCATATGAATCTAAGAAGGCCGTAGACCATTCATCCGGAGGTtctttgaacaagaagaagaccattgaggaagccatagatgtcattgaaactgtagctgagaatgactacttctatgcttccgaaagagggaacactagaggggtaatggagctgaacaatgtagatgctctgcttgctcaaaacaagctcatcaccaagcagctagctgaCCTCACCAAGAAGATGGAGAGAAGTCAAGTGGCAGCAATCACCACTTCAACTCAAGAGGAAGCAAGTGAAGAGGAAGAAGGCACTCaggagcaagccaactacattgggaattcacctagatacaaccatgatccatactccaagacCTACAACCCtggatggaggaatcacccaaactttgggtgggggaatcaacaagaccaaggccaagatcAGAGACGTCACAACCCCAACAACACAGCTCCCCAACAATTCACACAAAGGACATACCAACAAAACCACAGCAATACATCTCACTCTTCTACCTCTACCCCCAACATACCATCATTTGATGACAGAATCTCAAAGATTGAAACCTTACTTGAAAGCATATGCAAAGACATTCAAGACAATAAGGTGTTCAAAGAGGAGGTGAGAGCCAGTATGAAGAATCGGGGGGAAGCAATCAAGAAGCTGGAATCCCAAGTGGGATATTTGTCTGAGAAGATGCCCAGACCCACTGATAGCTTCCCAAGTGACACGGAGAAGAATCCGAGAGGTGAAGCGaagaaagtaagatgggaagaCTGCAATATGGTCACTACAAATGACAAGGAGACTGAAGACAAGCCAAGCAAGCTGTCAGAACAACCTGAAAATACCTTAgtagagaaggagaagaaagacCAACAAGAACCAAAAATCTCACAACAGGAGCTGCTGAGACTATATGCACCATTTCCTCAACTGCTAAAGGGTGCTGTGGGAAAGAGAATGTACTCAAGGTTCTTAGACTCATTTGCATCTTTGAATGTGAACATACCATTCATCAAGGTCATTCAGCAAATGCCAGCATTCATCAAGTATATGAAAGAACTACTTCCCAGGAAGAGCTCACTCAAGGGGGGCCAGACTATAGTGATGAACAAGGATTGCAACACCCTCATTCAAACACAATTGCCTGCGCAAAGAAAAGACCCAAGGAGCTTTCATGTCCCTTGTGCTATAGGGGAAACAAATTTTGATAGAGCACTTTGCGatttgggagcaagcatcaacttaataccCCTATCCCTGGTAAAAAGGCTGCAGATCAATGAGATACTACCTACAGATGTAGTCATAAGGCTGGCTGACAAGACTCAAAAGCAAGCAGTAGGAATGGTGGAAAACGTGTTGCTCAAAGTTGGAAAATACTTTCTCCCAACAGACTTTGTCATCCTGGACATGGAAGAGAGTCACCTGCACCCAATCATATTGGGGAGACCATTTCTAGCTACTActagagcactcatagatgtggaGAAAGGAGAGCTAATATTAAGGATCCATGATGAACAACTGAGCTTCAGTGTTTTCGAACTCTCACTGGAAAAAGATGAAGAGGATAAAGAACCGAGCAAAGGGCATCATGAGATACTAAAGGAAGAAGCAAGCACTGAAGCACAACCAGCTCATCCTGAGATTCACTGGGTTGATGGACAAGGCCAGCAGCAAGTGCCACAGGTCAAGGAAAAACTGGAGGAACCTAAGCCACCAGAAGTTTGTGAGGACATTAACAAAAGCTCATCAAAGAAGGTGGCCACCAGGAGTAAGAAAACAGCACCAGGggcaaagaagaaggtaccAAGGGGGTGGCGGAACAAGAAGATTCCTACGGAAGATTTCTCTCCAGGAGATAAAGTAATCTCAGCCTACTTCACAGATATCCCCCCTAATCTCCCCACTGTACCATCTCAGCTACCTAAGGTCTTCACCATCAACAGAGTTCTCTCCTTGGAGCATGTAGAGATCATTGATACAACCAATGGATACAAGTCCACTGCCAAAGGAGAAGACTTCAAGCATTACCAACCACCATAATAAGGGGGTAACatcaagctagtgacgctaaagaagcgcttcatgggaggcaacccatgtttacATGCTTTCAGAAGTAGTGAATAAATCAATATTCATGAATTCCAACCAAAAATTGACAAACACGTGTGAAATTTTTATATGCAGAATATAGTAaagaacaagtttggtgttcaaagcattATTCTTAAAGTTTTGAACACAACTTTTCATCACAGTGctccaaactaagtttggtgtcaccctATGGTGCCACCAATTTGCATATGAAGATACACAGTTAGTCAGTTAGTGGAATTCAGGAATAAAcaaattcttttattattcaaGCTGTAGATGTTAAAGAATTTTTGTTTCCTTTATAAAAGTAGTTCTTACTCTTCTTATTTCATCTTTATAGGGAAAAGAAAGGAGCATTGAGGAGATTGATAGGATAAGTGAAAAGAAATGGTTCAGCACTTTATGAAGAGATACACACACACGTGACTCAAGGAAGAATGCATTGGAAaatgttgccatgcaacatggAAGAAAGAGGAAACTTGATGACCGAACCAATAACCACAATAAAGTGGTGATCCTTGTCCATGAGCATGCATAACCCTAACCGTCCATCGAGCGACAAATCCATCAATCCACACCATCAATTCACTTACAACTTCCCTATATAAGTAGCCCTTGTTCCGTACCCAGCCTTAACTttcttcacacactcttcatACATATTCATTTCGAAACGCAGCAACTCTTACCTCATTACAAACGTTCCCTCCCCCTCACTCTCTTCATTGCCATAAAACCCTAAACAACCAGAAgtctccacaaccttaccacCTTCACATAAGAATTATCATTCATGGCATCCTCAAGTGCCAAGAGAAGGAAGGGAAAGGAACCCATGGAGGAACACCCGTATGATGAGAAGAGGTTTAGAAGCTTGCATCATGCATTGGAATACGGGTGGATGGTTGGTAAGGAAATCATCTATGAGTTGGGATTTCAAGTTAGGAAAAGTGAGTGCCCGGAAATCTCAGAGAAGGTAGAAAGGAGAAGATGGGAGCTCCTCACTGACCCGGTCACTAAGGTGAATGCAAACCTCATAagagaattttatgcaaatgcagtCCGGTATGATAAGAAAGATGAGTCATATATAAGCTTTGTGAGAGGAAAAATGGTGGATTTTGGTCCCATGAGTGTAATGAGGGCATTGACACTACGGTCTATACCATTTGAAGAAGAAAGTTATCACTCAAGGATGGACAACAACCCCAATTATGACCAGATCCTACAAGACCTTTGTGTACCCGGAGCTGACTGGGAAAGGGGCACGGGAAATAAGCCAAAATTCATCAAGAGAACAGATCTCACTCCTGAAGCCAAAGGGTGGTTTGAGCTAGTGAGGAGGTCCATCCTCCCAACTGCAAACAACTCGGAGGTGAATTTGGAAAGGGCAACAATGGTGCATTGCATACTCAAGGGAGGAGAAATCAAGGATCATGAAATCATAGCTCAAGGCATTAGAAAGATGGCAGAGAAAAGTGACGCAAGAGGGATGTTAGGTTACCCCAGCACTATTTACCGACTATGCAAGAAAGCTGGGGTGGAGTTTGAGGATGAGGATCCTGTATGGATAAAGGAAGGCATTCCAATAACAGTTCGAAGGATGAATGCTGCAGCATCCCCcatacctcaaaagaagcaaagaaagaGTAAAGGCCCTCAAGGAGTGGAAGGACAAGCCCCAGAGGAGCAAGCACTACAGACCTTGGACATGCATCAACTTTAGGAAGCCCTTGATGGCTTGTCTAGACAGTACTTGGAAGGCCAAGGAGCACAGAAAGAGCTACAACTACAGATGATGAGGCAGCAAGAGGAAGCACTATCAAGATGGATAACTCAACAAGGAGAGTGGCAAAGGCAGATGAtagaacaacaacaaagtcaAGGGCAACAATGGGGAGAAACATTCAATAGGATGGAGCAAAGGCAAAATGAGCAACAAGAGTCCATCCAGAGGCTAATCAACATCCAAGCACATCAAGGGGCACACATACATGAGATGCATCGAAGGCAGATAGAACACACAGAACTATTGGACGAGCAAAGGGCATTTGCAGAAAGTGTTTACATGAGCGAGACAGGACatcacataaacactcaagccaggCTCGGGTACCTAGTAGGACAGCTGCCTATATTACACCCAAGAATCGCAAGGTATGAAGAAGTAAGGGATGAATTAGCACGAGAAGAGGGAAAAAGGGTGGAAGAGAGCTATGAATCAGTGAGGAAGGCACTTGCGGATTGGAAGCAAGCAAGATTGGCACGGCTGCAAGGAAGTGTAAGAGGACACAAGGAGGACCAGCAATGAAAAGAGCAAGGACGGCCACAAAAGTAAAAGGTAGTGGAGTTCCTTCGTTACTCCATTtctttttctatgctttaaataaggaagatCTTGTATggaatagaacatgcttccatgttAGTTTGAACATTTTCAATTCTGCATCTTAATGCTCTTATTGCTTAGGTCTGTGATTCTGGTTTAAGTGTCACTGCATCTTTCCCTTATTTACTTGTAAGCTTGTCTATTTGTATGAAGAAGAGAATGTCTATGTTTACAAAAGACCAGAAAGGAGTTCATAATGTGGTGCTCCTGTGTGGGGGATCTACTTGGTTGAATAAGCTCATTGGGGTGCTTTATCacctggtaacttgggttaactaacccgggattatcagctgaaaatccactatcaagagtaaccctcaccacagagcatttagtaacccaaagaggtgctggacaccaaggtctgaaggaaagaaaataaataaactatatgcctgtggtgtgtatgtatggggaAGAGACTTGAGTAAGTAAGTCCTTAGGGctgtttcaacacctagcaccttgaaccaactggttcgggagtgttggctgaaagcttatcctaaagagttgcccccttaAAAAACACTTAGCCTAAATAACACAAACAGCCCTTGAAATaacaataaaaggatcaataaaTACAGGTCTCATGGGACATAACAAAGTGAGTATTTTAGGAgatgataaaggtctgaaagccagCAGTGggatgaacctaagttgctatgcatgaaaccaccataaaatcagtaatatgacttccacaagaatgactcatttctctggagattccattcatcattctcttgttccagtacttgcttagggacaagcaagctttaagtttggtgttgtgatgccagggcattttggccagtttcaccgaccttttctttactgtttttaggtaatttcatgcattttcttaggaaataagttaGTTTTAGGCAGATATTCACTCAGACCTTGATTCAAGCTGATGCAAGTGCATATTTGctatattagttaattagtttagttggttttagcttactttcactcattttctctaaataaacaagtccttttatgagttctgtctccatgcatgagaataccaaggaacatgtgattctagccaaattcatgcaaatgatttaaggaatgcatatatgaatgagtatgaatgactctcatgaaatttattgcatgaattggtaagactttgaagctatttcccttgttgatgataggtgatgaaacaagaaagcatggaagcaagaatgatgcaagctgggcaagaagaagttggcgttgccaacttggagatagTGGGCGTTGTTCatggcaacgccaggcaaccttggaagagaagttggcgttgccaacttggagaagggCTGCGTTA is a window from the Arachis stenosperma cultivar V10309 chromosome 3, arast.V10309.gnm1.PFL2, whole genome shotgun sequence genome containing:
- the LOC130966553 gene encoding uncharacterized protein LOC130966553 — translated: MKNRGEAIKKLESQVGYLSEKMPRPTDSFPSDTEKNPRGEAKKVRWEDCNMVTTNDKETEDKPSKLSEQPENTLVEKEKKDQQEPKISQQELLRLYAPFPQLLKGAVGKRMYSRFLDSFASLNVNIPFIKVIQQMPAFIKYMKELLPRKSSLKGGQTIVMNKDCNTLIQTQLPAQRKDPRSFHVPCAIGETNFDRALCDLGASINLIPLSLVKRLQINEILPTDVVIRLADKTQKQAVGMVENVLLKVGKYFLPTDFVILDMEESHLHPIILGRPFLATTRALIDVEKGELILRIHDEQLSFSVFELSLEKDEEDKEPSKGHHEILKEEASTEAQPAHPEIHWVDGQGQQQVPQVKEKLEEPKPPEVCEDINKSSSKKVATRSKKTAPGAKKKVPRGWRNKKIPTEDFSPGDKVISAYFTDIPPNLPTVPSQLPKVFTINRVLSLEHVEIIDTTNGYKSTAKGEDFKHYQPP